GGCGATGTGTTCCGCTGTTTCCTGGCCCTGGGCAACCTGAGCATCATCATCGGCGAGGTCTTCCTGGCCTGGGACCTGCGCCGTTTGCAGCACCCGGACAAGGCCGCCGTCAACAACCCCCTGTGGCAGCTCATCCCACTGACCCTGCTTTCCTACATCCTGATCTATCTGCCCCTGCCGCCGGTGGTGACCCTCATCGCCTGGGTGGTGCTCATGCTCCTGCACCGCCTGTGGCGGGCCAGGAGCCACAGCCTGAAGGCCAGCACCCAGCTCGAGTCCACCATCCTGTCGGGCAGCGCCTTCATCTTCTGGGTGACCCTGGTGCTGGCCATCATGGGCCTGCACATCTTCAGCATGGGCCTGTACCTGTTCTACGTCTCCTGCTCGCTGGCCCTGCAGATCAGCGTGGCCAGCATGTCGGCCATCAACCGCTATAACGACCAGCTGCCCGACGAGGGCGGCTCGGCGGCCTTCTCCAGCCTCATGCTGGCCCTGGCCGCGCCGGTCATCCTGCTGCTGGCCATCGGCGGCATGTCCCTGTGGGTCTGCACCCTGCCCGGCGGCCTTTCCCTGCTGCAGGATTTCGTGCTCCAGGGCGTCAACGTGGGCGAGACGCGCTTCAACATGGTGCAGGTGCTGCTCATCATCAGCGTCTTCTTCCTGACCCGTACCGCCGTGCGCATGGGCACGCTCTTCCTTTCCCGCATGCCCAGCCGCGGCCTGCGCATCGACCCCACGCTCATCCAGCCCCTGCAGACGGCCTTTACCTACGCCCTGTGGGCCTTCTTCGGCCTGTTCACCCTGCGCTCGCTGGGCATGGAGCTGAGCAACCTGGCCATGGTCGCCGGTGGTCTGTCCGTCGGTATCGGTTTCGGCATGCAGACCATCATCAACAACTTCCTCTCCGGCCTGATTCTCATCTTCAGCCGCACCATGCAGGTGGGCGACGTGGTGGAAGTGGGCACCACCACCGGCCGCGTGCGCAAGATCAGCGTGCGCGCCACCATCGTGGAGACCTATGACAACGCCGTCATCTATGTGCCCAACTCCGAATTCGTGTCCACACGCCTCATCAACTGGACGCGCAACAGCCGCACGGTGCGCCGTGATGTGGTGGTGGGCGTGGCCTACGGCAGCGACACCGGCCTGGTCATGAAGCTGCTGGCCTCCGTGGCCAACAGCCACAGCGATATCCTCAAATATCCCGCGCCGGTGGTGCTGTTCTCCAACTTCGGCGCCAGCACCCTGGACTTCACCCTGCGTTTCTGGGTGCGGGACTACGATGTCAGCGTCAAGACGGCCTCGGAGCTGCTGTTCGAGATCGACCAGCTGTTCCGCAAGAACAACATCGAAATCGCCTTCCCGCAGATGGACGTGCACATCAGGGACATGCCGCCCCGTGCCAAGAGCCCGCGTGACATGGCCACGCGCCCCACGGCGGCCCTGCCCGACGCGCCCGCCGACCGTCGCGCCGCGCGCGGCAGCGCCCGGCCCCAGCGTCCCCTGCGCAACCGCAAGCCCCGCCCCGGCGGCAAGCTGCAGCCCCGGCCCCGGCCTGCCGCCGATGACGATATCCCCGCGGAAGAAGACCGCCAGCTGACGGCCTGAACCGTGCGCCCATGACGGGGCACAGGCCCCGTCCAACCCCCAGGAGGGAACCATGATCCGCCGCAAGGAAGACCACATCCGCTTCGACAGACAGATCGCCGGAGGCCCGGGCCTGATCCATGCCACCCAGCTCCTCAACGAAGGCGAGTTCCACGACAAGGGG
This is a stretch of genomic DNA from Desulfovibrio piger. It encodes these proteins:
- a CDS encoding mechanosensitive ion channel family protein gives rise to the protein MYRCLLRSLPVLMLLAVFSLAPVPSGDACRGTAPLLGPACALADATPQKNDDKADARKTDKAQDKKAASGVPAEADAAPTVDPLENIWAGQKDMLDDINSSTRGLVRDINKQAETMSKQARPITEEARRLLLLINTFKNWPNPLEALDRRISFTVQQMQQVIDPVLLARNSVNSLLERVNHLAESLPEAKDLPPNAEIRDYSRQVTKAQKSLEEVIKRYDSVLSPTQDMMADLKKAQKDIATMLPQLWRDYYLQGPVPYLSLETWETVPKRLQYVWQGIQLRLPVEIPVSADDWHTAGLRFTICLLLVLFTGMVLYRRWRNAETHGEVGRHMFHVSLPWIGLGLSLLASSLSAHGDVFRCFLALGNLSIIIGEVFLAWDLRRLQHPDKAAVNNPLWQLIPLTLLSYILIYLPLPPVVTLIAWVVLMLLHRLWRARSHSLKASTQLESTILSGSAFIFWVTLVLAIMGLHIFSMGLYLFYVSCSLALQISVASMSAINRYNDQLPDEGGSAAFSSLMLALAAPVILLLAIGGMSLWVCTLPGGLSLLQDFVLQGVNVGETRFNMVQVLLIISVFFLTRTAVRMGTLFLSRMPSRGLRIDPTLIQPLQTAFTYALWAFFGLFTLRSLGMELSNLAMVAGGLSVGIGFGMQTIINNFLSGLILIFSRTMQVGDVVEVGTTTGRVRKISVRATIVETYDNAVIYVPNSEFVSTRLINWTRNSRTVRRDVVVGVAYGSDTGLVMKLLASVANSHSDILKYPAPVVLFSNFGASTLDFTLRFWVRDYDVSVKTASELLFEIDQLFRKNNIEIAFPQMDVHIRDMPPRAKSPRDMATRPTAALPDAPADRRAARGSARPQRPLRNRKPRPGGKLQPRPRPAADDDIPAEEDRQLTA